Proteins encoded together in one Corynebacterium liangguodongii window:
- a CDS encoding LGFP repeat-containing protein, producing MPDVQSEARGPFAVWGLPTPPGAEDYQVNQASDEELNPQGLESWHPTPYPNAEITEGRMRSDREKVPEGFSKADADKAEVTEARLSPSGASRLQARQECGVYWPSWFEVCGAIKSKYDSIGGPSSFLNLPKSNELTNPDGVGKRSEFLNGFIYWHPTTGAHSVSLPVSLVWQRHGWEQGFLGYPTTSDMALGDQWFKQDFQGGHVYTHNALPASQASIQGAIYDKWQSMGAQDSSLGYPISDELTTPTASGGTTCSKAE from the coding sequence GTGCCTGACGTGCAGTCAGAGGCTCGTGGGCCTTTCGCGGTATGGGGTCTTCCTACCCCGCCGGGGGCAGAAGACTATCAGGTCAATCAGGCCTCAGATGAAGAACTCAACCCCCAGGGGCTGGAATCTTGGCATCCTACTCCTTATCCGAACGCCGAGATCACCGAAGGGCGTATGCGTTCCGATCGGGAGAAAGTGCCGGAAGGCTTTTCCAAGGCCGATGCCGATAAAGCGGAGGTTACCGAGGCGCGTTTAAGTCCTAGCGGCGCCTCACGTCTACAGGCACGGCAGGAGTGCGGTGTGTACTGGCCGTCTTGGTTCGAAGTGTGCGGCGCGATCAAATCCAAATACGACAGTATCGGCGGCCCGTCCAGTTTCCTCAACTTACCGAAGTCGAACGAACTTACCAACCCCGACGGGGTAGGTAAACGCTCCGAGTTCCTCAACGGATTCATTTACTGGCATCCTACAACTGGTGCCCATAGTGTCAGCCTCCCAGTTTCTTTGGTGTGGCAGCGGCACGGGTGGGAGCAAGGTTTCCTAGGCTACCCCACTACGAGTGACATGGCGTTGGGTGATCAGTGGTTCAAGCAGGACTTCCAGGGTGGGCACGTCTACACCCATAACGCGCTTCCCGCTTCCCAAGCCAGCATCCAGGGCGCAATCTACGACAAGTGGCAGTCCATGGGAGCGCAAGACAGTTCGCTTGGCTACCCAATCAGCGATGAACTGACCACCCCGACGGCATCGGGAGGTACAACGTGTTCGAAGGCGGAATGA
- a CDS encoding MetQ/NlpA family ABC transporter substrate-binding protein gives MSKKILAGAIASALLLTGCSASGDPDQDKTIKVATSPGPYSELFKEGIDPILSEQGYTLEYSNFSDLQQADTSVAEGANDLIVDQHSAYMKVFNDNTGSDLAAITEIPTVPSALFSKQHASRDEVAEGQTVGVPQDASNKSRAINILVDAGWVTIKPEADRALLSETDIQDNKYNLEIRPMDSAQLPRTLDDLDWAVIPGSMSYASKVNQEWSHFQENLRPELILVAVTRQDEVDSEWAQAVADAYRSPEFREFMEAENTNNYWFVPEYS, from the coding sequence ATGTCGAAGAAGATCCTCGCCGGCGCCATCGCCTCGGCGCTCTTGTTGACCGGCTGCTCCGCATCTGGGGATCCCGACCAGGACAAGACCATCAAGGTCGCGACCTCGCCCGGGCCGTACTCTGAGCTTTTTAAAGAAGGTATCGACCCGATCTTGAGCGAGCAGGGCTACACGCTGGAGTACTCCAACTTCTCCGACCTGCAGCAGGCCGATACATCCGTCGCGGAAGGGGCCAATGACCTGATCGTCGACCAGCACTCCGCCTATATGAAGGTGTTCAACGACAACACGGGCTCCGATCTCGCCGCCATCACTGAAATCCCGACGGTTCCGTCGGCGCTATTTTCCAAGCAGCACGCGAGCCGGGACGAAGTAGCCGAAGGCCAGACCGTCGGTGTGCCCCAGGACGCCTCCAACAAGTCGCGCGCGATCAACATTCTCGTCGACGCCGGCTGGGTGACCATCAAGCCGGAAGCGGATCGGGCCTTGCTGAGCGAAACCGACATCCAGGACAACAAATACAACCTGGAGATCCGCCCGATGGACTCGGCCCAGCTCCCGCGCACCCTCGATGACCTCGATTGGGCGGTGATCCCCGGCTCGATGTCTTATGCGTCGAAGGTCAACCAGGAGTGGAGCCATTTCCAAGAAAACCTCCGCCCGGAGCTGATCCTCGTGGCCGTCACCCGCCAGGATGAGGTGGATTCCGAGTGGGCTCAGGCGGTGGCAGACGCGTACCGCTCGCCGGAGTTCAGGGAGTTCATGGAAGCGGAGAACACCAACAACTACTGGTTCGTTCCGGAGTACAGCTAG
- a CDS encoding methionine ABC transporter permease, with translation MQAGVETAYMVLISLALGSVLGIPLGLALVLTRPGALRGNRAVYSVLNTFVNIVRSLPFIILMVAIVPLTKLIVGTSIGTTAALVPLTIFVAPFMARLLESAFLDVDPGIYEAAESMGASTWQTIRHFLLPEARPSIILALTTSTVVLIGATAMAGTIGGGGIGDLAISYGYQQFDTAAILITVIILVIVVQGIQSLGDHLAKRSRH, from the coding sequence ATGCAGGCGGGTGTGGAAACCGCCTACATGGTGCTGATCTCCCTGGCGCTGGGCAGCGTGCTCGGCATCCCCCTGGGCCTGGCGCTCGTGCTTACCCGGCCCGGGGCGCTGCGGGGAAACAGGGCTGTCTACTCGGTCCTTAACACATTCGTCAACATTGTGCGTTCCCTGCCGTTTATCATCCTCATGGTCGCGATCGTGCCGTTGACGAAGCTCATCGTGGGCACATCGATCGGTACCACGGCGGCGCTCGTGCCACTGACGATCTTCGTCGCCCCCTTCATGGCGCGGCTTTTGGAATCCGCCTTTTTGGATGTGGACCCCGGCATCTACGAGGCAGCCGAATCCATGGGAGCCTCCACATGGCAGACCATCCGGCACTTCCTGCTGCCGGAGGCGCGGCCGTCGATCATCCTCGCGCTGACAACGTCGACCGTCGTTTTGATCGGGGCGACCGCGATGGCTGGAACTATCGGCGGCGGAGGCATCGGCGATCTCGCGATCTCCTACGGGTATCAGCAGTTCGACACGGCGGCGATCCTCATCACCGTGATCATTTTGGTTATTGTCGTACAGGGGATCCAGAGTCTCGGTGATCACTTGGCCAAGCGCTCGCGACACTGA
- a CDS encoding cold-shock protein, with amino-acid sequence MTQGTVKWFNGDKGFGFIAPNDGSADVFVHFSEIQGSGYRNLEENQQVEFEIGQGAKGLQAQQVVAL; translated from the coding sequence ATGACACAGGGTACTGTGAAATGGTTTAACGGCGACAAGGGCTTCGGCTTCATCGCTCCCAACGACGGCTCCGCGGACGTCTTCGTCCACTTCTCCGAGATCCAGGGCAGCGGCTACCGCAACCTTGAGGAGAACCAGCAGGTCGAGTTCGAGATCGGCCAGGGCGCCAAGGGCCTGCAGGCCCAGCAGGTCGTCGCTCTCTAA
- a CDS encoding HAD family hydrolase, giving the protein MDAVLFGLSGVILAPRSEAGRRAVERAAGAGDTARFWRAYAELRPDLEVGEVSDARWWQQVGLRAGLADIDVYEAIAADAASLASERRDMVDLLLELVDSGYAVGVIDNVPLGVATHVRECHPWLAELDAVTFSCDIGVGKPDAAAYLVALDAMGAKPGSTLYVDACDEWLAAAAALGVRTVRFTETTDLREDLTKP; this is encoded by the coding sequence ATGGACGCAGTACTATTCGGGCTCTCCGGCGTCATCCTCGCGCCGCGCTCCGAGGCGGGGCGCCGAGCGGTCGAGCGGGCGGCCGGCGCGGGCGATACGGCGCGGTTCTGGCGTGCCTACGCGGAGCTGCGCCCCGACCTCGAGGTCGGGGAAGTCTCGGACGCGCGGTGGTGGCAGCAGGTGGGGCTGCGCGCCGGGCTGGCCGACATCGACGTCTACGAGGCGATCGCCGCGGACGCGGCCTCGCTTGCGTCCGAGCGGCGGGACATGGTGGATCTGCTGCTCGAGCTGGTGGATTCCGGCTACGCCGTGGGGGTGATCGATAACGTCCCGCTGGGTGTCGCCACGCATGTGCGCGAGTGCCACCCGTGGCTTGCCGAGCTCGACGCGGTGACTTTTTCGTGCGACATCGGGGTGGGAAAGCCGGACGCGGCCGCCTACCTCGTCGCGCTCGACGCGATGGGAGCTAAGCCCGGCTCCACGCTCTACGTCGATGCGTGCGATGAGTGGCTCGCCGCGGCGGCGGCCCTCGGAGTGCGCACCGTGCGCTTTACCGAGACGACAGACCTACGAGAGGACCTAACAAAGCCATGA
- the amn gene encoding AMP nucleosidase, producing the protein MEKVGSVDEGVDKLIELYEASCELARRAIPAGDADAYEGVRYPKIAVKIATWVPVDRREPFGYVDEAGTYSAALSRPDLMAPYLRSQLGALCANYDAVIEVGYSEIRIPPEYIRGVDGLAEVRANNPAGVPRPTLDDVHDGIIDGEWESFHGAEKPLFHFGPQRFDIACARIEHYTGIEVDTVQRYILFTNYAMHTREFVAFGLRAMEKPDSRYTRLVLPSGEVEPGEDPDDIDLGSPRQMPRYDLVTDDGDGITMINIGVGPSNAKTITDCLAVLRPEAWIMIGHCAGLDARMRIGDLILGNAYERHDNLLDSHIRRDQPIPAVPEIQRTLEKTVEKIYGEDPSLMRTGTVLSTGDRNWEWKTPQELWNWLRGSTATAVDMESCTIAANGYRYRVPYGTLLAVSDLPLHAVPKLPAGAQAFYSNSKEAHVMCAVKAMEKLAKHPERLRTRKLRRTIGEVPFR; encoded by the coding sequence ATGGAGAAGGTCGGAAGCGTTGATGAGGGCGTCGATAAGCTGATCGAGCTCTACGAGGCCTCGTGCGAGCTGGCGCGGCGCGCGATCCCGGCTGGTGACGCCGATGCGTACGAGGGCGTGCGCTACCCGAAGATCGCCGTGAAGATCGCCACGTGGGTGCCGGTGGATCGCCGCGAGCCCTTCGGCTACGTCGACGAGGCCGGGACGTATTCGGCCGCCCTGTCGCGCCCTGACCTGATGGCCCCCTACCTGCGCAGCCAGCTCGGCGCGCTGTGCGCGAACTACGATGCCGTCATCGAGGTCGGCTACTCGGAAATTCGCATCCCCCCGGAGTACATCCGCGGCGTTGACGGGCTCGCGGAGGTGCGCGCCAACAACCCCGCCGGGGTGCCGCGGCCCACGCTTGACGACGTCCACGACGGCATCATCGACGGCGAGTGGGAATCCTTCCACGGCGCCGAGAAACCCCTGTTCCACTTCGGCCCGCAGCGCTTCGACATCGCGTGCGCCCGCATCGAGCACTACACCGGCATCGAGGTGGACACCGTGCAGCGCTACATCTTGTTTACCAACTACGCCATGCACACCCGCGAGTTCGTCGCCTTCGGGCTGCGCGCGATGGAAAAACCCGACTCCCGCTACACTCGCCTCGTGCTGCCTTCCGGCGAGGTCGAGCCGGGGGAGGACCCCGACGATATTGACCTCGGCTCGCCGCGCCAGATGCCGCGCTACGACCTCGTTACCGACGACGGCGACGGCATCACCATGATCAACATCGGGGTGGGCCCGTCGAACGCGAAGACGATCACGGATTGCCTGGCGGTGTTGCGCCCGGAGGCGTGGATCATGATCGGCCACTGCGCTGGCTTGGACGCGCGCATGCGCATCGGCGACCTCATCCTGGGCAACGCCTACGAGCGCCACGACAACCTGCTCGATTCCCACATCCGCCGCGATCAGCCGATCCCCGCCGTGCCCGAGATCCAGCGCACGTTGGAGAAAACGGTGGAGAAAATCTACGGGGAGGACCCCTCGCTCATGCGCACCGGCACAGTGCTCTCCACCGGGGACCGCAACTGGGAGTGGAAGACGCCGCAGGAGCTGTGGAACTGGCTGCGCGGCTCCACCGCGACCGCCGTGGACATGGAATCGTGCACCATCGCCGCCAACGGGTACCGCTACCGCGTGCCCTACGGCACCCTACTCGCGGTCTCCGACCTGCCGCTGCACGCCGTGCCCAAGCTGCCGGCTGGTGCGCAGGCGTTCTACTCCAACTCGAAGGAGGCGCACGTGATGTGCGCGGTGAAGGCGATGGAGAAGCTGGCGAAGCACCCCGAGCGGCTGCGCACCCGCAAGCTGCGCCGCACCATCGGCGAGGTCCCCTTCCGCTAA
- a CDS encoding LGFP repeat-containing protein encodes MIYWTPTTGSHEVLDLPLMIWALKGYEKSKWGYPTGTPQLARDAPVVVEQQFSGGHMNVFEEFETSGETEIGNKTVANLVIDLLKQHGVEVPGEAQSAASSNDPLRRSASKCPIPDSTQPQYGTITIPPSYDYWACIDGFRDWPHAGYHDYCTKSPDQFPAPGKNAEFSGACARHDQCMEASDTRGQGYGACNNQLFREMDTVCTSVYPKSDARRGGCTKFRNTYWAAVTGRHVRNL; translated from the coding sequence ATGATCTACTGGACGCCCACAACTGGATCGCACGAAGTCCTTGACCTTCCTCTAATGATCTGGGCATTGAAGGGGTATGAGAAGTCAAAATGGGGATATCCGACAGGTACTCCTCAATTGGCTAGGGACGCCCCGGTAGTTGTCGAGCAGCAATTCAGCGGCGGGCACATGAACGTTTTCGAGGAATTTGAAACTTCAGGCGAGACAGAAATAGGCAATAAGACCGTGGCGAACCTTGTGATCGACCTGCTAAAACAACATGGCGTGGAAGTCCCAGGTGAAGCTCAATCGGCAGCGTCAAGCAATGACCCCTTGCGCAGGTCTGCAAGTAAATGCCCCATTCCAGATTCAACGCAGCCACAATACGGCACTATCACGATTCCCCCTAGTTATGATTACTGGGCGTGCATTGATGGTTTCAGGGATTGGCCCCACGCCGGATACCATGACTACTGTACGAAATCGCCCGACCAATTCCCAGCACCTGGGAAGAACGCTGAGTTTAGCGGCGCGTGCGCAAGGCACGACCAATGTATGGAAGCATCTGACACCCGAGGGCAAGGGTACGGGGCATGCAATAATCAGCTATTCCGCGAGATGGACACTGTTTGCACGTCAGTCTATCCAAAGTCTGACGCTCGGCGTGGTGGGTGTACCAAGTTCCGCAACACGTATTGGGCTGCAGTGACAGGCCGTCACGTTAGGAACCTTTGA
- a CDS encoding Sir2 family NAD-dependent protein deacetylase has translation MTFSDPAIEMAHRSAIRSIERVVAETVEPAEPGAALDYVVSMLGDPQVLVLTGAGVSTESGIPDYRSENGRLSQGRPMTYQEFAHAPEAVRRYWARAFVGIRYLRTAAPNRTHFALVELERAGLVSAIITQNVDGLHREAGSARVIELHGNMGSVSCLDCGVNEERTLFDARLTAANPHYAESVRVTGSMLNPDGDVELRDGDVERFRMISCRSCGGQRLKPSVVYFGESVPRRRRDEAARLLAESTGVIALGTSLAVMSGYKIVLDALAAHKPVAVINGGPGRADPKVPVVWRTGVGDALDAVLDSLEL, from the coding sequence ATGACGTTTAGCGACCCGGCCATCGAGATGGCCCACCGCAGCGCGATCCGTTCCATCGAGCGCGTCGTCGCCGAGACCGTCGAGCCGGCCGAGCCGGGCGCCGCGCTCGACTACGTCGTCAGCATGCTTGGTGATCCTCAGGTCCTCGTGCTCACCGGGGCCGGGGTGTCTACCGAGTCCGGCATCCCCGACTACCGCTCGGAGAACGGCCGGCTTTCACAAGGCCGGCCGATGACCTACCAGGAGTTCGCCCACGCCCCGGAGGCGGTGCGTCGCTACTGGGCGCGCGCCTTCGTGGGCATTCGCTACCTGCGCACCGCGGCGCCGAACCGCACCCACTTCGCGCTCGTCGAGCTCGAGCGCGCCGGGTTGGTCAGCGCAATCATCACACAAAACGTCGATGGGCTGCACCGCGAGGCCGGCAGCGCCCGCGTCATCGAGCTTCACGGAAACATGGGCAGCGTGTCCTGCCTGGACTGCGGTGTGAATGAGGAGCGCACGCTTTTCGACGCCCGCCTCACCGCCGCCAACCCCCACTACGCCGAGTCGGTCCGCGTGACAGGTTCCATGCTCAACCCCGACGGCGACGTCGAGCTGCGCGACGGCGACGTCGAGCGCTTCCGCATGATCTCCTGCCGCTCCTGCGGCGGGCAGCGCCTCAAGCCGTCCGTGGTCTACTTCGGCGAATCGGTGCCCAGGCGCCGCCGCGACGAGGCCGCGCGGTTGCTCGCGGAATCCACCGGGGTGATCGCGCTGGGCACCTCGTTGGCGGTGATGAGCGGATACAAAATCGTGCTTGATGCCCTCGCCGCACACAAGCCAGTCGCAGTGATCAACGGCGGCCCGGGCCGCGCTGACCCGAAAGTGCCGGTGGTGTGGCGCACGGGCGTCGGCGACGCCCTCGACGCGGTGCTCGACAGCCTCGAGCTGTAA
- a CDS encoding methionine ABC transporter ATP-binding protein, translating into MERSPIIRFERLSKVFDGFTALDSIDFDIPQGSIYGIIGASGAGKSTLLRTINGLERPTEGRVEVLGKEPAKLSRGELSELRRSVSMVFQHHNLLKSKTVAENVAMPLVLAGEKNAASGERVREVLEMVGLSDRATHYPSELSGGQRQRAGIARALVTSPKVVLCDEPTSALDPVTTGQILDLISRINRELGITVVIITHQMHVIARLADLVSVLDAGKVVESGPVSEIFMRPRTPEARELVGSASRGGGTGNPEDPACPHQLSVTTIRPPQEIISEVARLSGENPVLVRADSLPLRNATLHNLTLATTSPCVPASLNDARTTAEVYHQ; encoded by the coding sequence ATGGAACGGTCTCCAATCATCCGCTTCGAGCGCCTGTCGAAGGTCTTTGACGGATTCACCGCGCTCGATTCGATTGACTTCGACATTCCGCAGGGATCGATCTACGGCATTATCGGCGCCTCCGGCGCGGGAAAGTCGACGCTCCTGCGCACGATCAACGGGCTCGAGCGACCGACGGAGGGGCGCGTCGAGGTGCTGGGGAAGGAGCCAGCCAAGCTCTCGCGCGGAGAGCTCAGCGAGCTGCGAAGGTCCGTCTCGATGGTCTTCCAGCACCACAACCTGTTGAAGTCGAAGACGGTAGCGGAAAACGTCGCCATGCCCCTCGTGTTGGCGGGCGAGAAGAATGCGGCTTCCGGCGAGCGCGTCCGCGAGGTGCTGGAGATGGTTGGCCTCTCCGACCGCGCCACGCACTACCCTTCGGAACTTTCGGGTGGCCAGCGGCAGCGAGCGGGGATCGCCCGAGCGCTGGTCACGAGCCCCAAGGTCGTGCTGTGTGACGAACCCACCAGCGCCCTAGATCCCGTGACGACGGGCCAGATCCTCGATCTGATCTCCCGCATCAACCGGGAGTTGGGCATCACGGTGGTGATAATCACCCACCAAATGCACGTCATCGCCCGCCTGGCGGACCTTGTCAGCGTGCTCGACGCTGGCAAGGTGGTGGAAAGTGGCCCCGTGAGCGAGATCTTCATGCGCCCCCGCACGCCGGAGGCAAGAGAGCTCGTTGGGTCGGCATCGCGCGGCGGAGGGACCGGAAACCCCGAGGATCCCGCTTGCCCACACCAGTTGAGCGTCACCACCATTCGCCCACCCCAGGAGATCATCTCGGAGGTGGCCCGGCTCAGCGGGGAGAACCCGGTTCTGGTGCGGGCGGACTCGCTGCCCCTGCGCAATGCCACATTGCACAACCTGACCCTTGCAACGACCAGCCCGTGCGTCCCCGCGTCGCTTAACGACGCCCGAACGACCGCGGAGGTGTATCACCAGTGA
- a CDS encoding App1 family protein → MGVADIARSAEHRLARSQVRRKARAGWEPRATGFTGYGSPERARVMGRVLMKDPASAETGNERGWRQFITAQVAHTPVTVELGSQRIGTRTNDEGYFEVIITGHGLEPGWHTARITLAIGGHQELAPVVIIPDTVTRGIVSDVDDTIMVTMLPRAALAAWNSWVKKTNTRKPVAGMAGFLRSLRGPEDPVFYLSTGAWNTYDTLTAFIRDHGYPRGPLLLTDWGPTPTGLFRSGPEHKRVRLRNLLIDFPHITWTLVGDDGQHDPMIYSDLVAEHPDRIELVAIRELSSREHVLAHGSTTAIEQPGNYHGVPALFGADGDDLARYWDELNRGA, encoded by the coding sequence ATGGGTGTAGCAGACATTGCACGTTCGGCGGAGCATCGCCTGGCGCGTTCACAGGTGCGTCGTAAAGCACGCGCGGGATGGGAGCCACGTGCCACGGGATTTACTGGCTACGGCAGCCCCGAGCGAGCACGCGTGATGGGCCGGGTGCTCATGAAAGACCCCGCCTCAGCCGAGACAGGCAACGAGCGCGGATGGCGCCAGTTCATCACCGCGCAGGTCGCCCACACGCCGGTAACGGTGGAGCTTGGCAGCCAGCGTATCGGCACCCGCACCAACGACGAGGGCTACTTCGAGGTCATCATCACCGGCCACGGGCTGGAGCCCGGCTGGCACACGGCACGCATCACCCTCGCGATCGGCGGGCACCAGGAATTAGCACCGGTAGTGATCATCCCCGACACCGTCACCCGCGGCATCGTCTCCGATGTCGACGACACCATCATGGTCACCATGCTTCCCAGGGCCGCGCTCGCGGCGTGGAACTCCTGGGTGAAAAAGACCAACACACGCAAACCCGTTGCCGGAATGGCGGGATTCCTTCGCAGCCTGCGCGGGCCGGAGGACCCGGTGTTCTACCTCTCCACCGGCGCGTGGAACACCTACGACACCCTCACGGCGTTTATCCGCGACCACGGCTACCCGCGCGGACCCCTCCTCTTGACCGACTGGGGCCCGACCCCCACCGGCCTGTTCCGCTCGGGTCCCGAGCACAAGCGCGTGCGGCTGCGCAACCTTCTTATCGACTTTCCCCACATCACATGGACACTCGTGGGTGACGACGGCCAGCATGATCCCATGATCTACTCCGACCTCGTCGCCGAGCACCCCGACCGCATCGAGCTCGTGGCCATCCGGGAACTCAGCTCGCGCGAGCACGTGCTCGCCCACGGCAGCACCACCGCCATCGAGCAACCTGGCAATTACCACGGTGTTCCCGCGCTCTTTGGGGCAGACGGAGACGACTTAGCGCGCTATTGGGACGAACTCAACCGCGGCGCTTAA